The Deltaproteobacteria bacterium genomic interval GCAGCATTTGACGCGCTTGCATCTGAGCAGGCGCCGTAGGCCAATCCCATCGACCGATCGGTGTCACATAAGAGTGGGTAGTTAAAAGAGAATTTCTCAGCAAAGGCTTTGTTCTCTTCGATGGTATCAAAGCTTACGCCGAAAATTCGGGCATTTTTCTTTTCATATTCTTCATTGACGTCGCGGAACCCGCAACCTTGAATTGTTCACCCGGGGGTGTCGGCTTTTGGGTAGAACCAGAGGACTACAGTTTTACCCGCGAGCTCGCTTA includes:
- a CDS encoding redoxin domain-containing protein, which translates into the protein MQGCGFRDVNEEYEKKNARIFGVSFDTIEENKAFAEKFSFNYPLLCDTDRSMGLAYGACSDASASNAARIGVVIAPDGTIKAFESKADVKTYPTSVYELL
- a CDS encoding redoxin domain-containing protein, yielding MLQPGDKAPDFSVSDHNGNTVSLSELAGKTVVLWFYPKADTPG